One window of Choristoneura fumiferana chromosome 13, NRCan_CFum_1, whole genome shotgun sequence genomic DNA carries:
- the Men-b gene encoding NADP-dependent malic enzyme b, mitochondrial isoform X1 produces MFSTLPRSLLHNTNSSVPNRLLALALAKCPALIEPSTPCRGHHEITGDIICPNMIRGIDHLRDPRLNKGLAFTLEERQALGIHGLLAAKFKTQEEQLDICRISIDRYEDNLNKYLYLVELQDRNEKLFFRLLSENIEKYLPIVYTPTVGLACQRFGLIYRRPRGLFITINDKGHIFNILKNWPEPDVRAIVFTDGERILGLGDLGAYGMGIPVGKLSLYTALAGIKPHQCLPITLDVGTNNQDLLEDPLYIGLRQKRVRGKEYDEFIDEFMEACVQRYGQNTLLQFEDFALLNAGRLLDKYRNKYCTFNDDIQGTASVAVAGLMAAVRITKRKLSENIYLFLGAGSAANGIANLTVAAMVAEGLSEKQAQDRVYMFDVDGLLTTRREGGVPAHATAFGKDVEPEKSFEACVAKIKPSCLIGASTVGGAFTPAVLKQMAQNTERPVIFALSNPTSKAECTAQAAFEHTDGKCVFCSGSPFPPVTHNGKTYHTGQGNNSYIFPGVALGVIATATHHIPEAMFLTAARTLANFVSEKDLDIGRIYPPLSQVKEVSLSIAIEVAKMAYDEGLASAYPQPKDDQMKNFLINKLYKLKYRIYKPDIYPFPKMPDVKIKSVDNVYSIYGVKQPTDAKK; encoded by the exons ACATAATACAAACTCCAGTGTTCCGAACCGATTGCTAGCGCTCGCCCTAGCAAAATGTCCCGCCCTCATCGAACCCTCCACCCCTTGCCGGGGTCACCACGAGATCACCGGCGATATTATTTGTCCCAACATGATTCGGGGCATCGACCATCTAAGAGACCCCAGGCTTAATAAG GGTCTCGCTTTCACATTAGAAGAACGTCAAGCCCTCGGCATCCATGGCCTCTTGGCAGCCAAATTCAAAACGCAAGAGGAACAGTTGGATATCTGCAGAATATCCATAGACAGATACGAGGACAATCTAAACAAATACCTCTACCTCGTCGAGTTACAG GACAGAAATGAAAAGTTATTCTTCAGACTGCTGTCTGAAAACATCGAGAAATACCTGCCCATCGTTTACACCCCAACCGTGGGCTTGGCTTGCCAGAGATTTGGGCTCATCTACAGAAGGCCCAGAGGTCTTTTCATCACTATTAACGATAAGGGACATATTTTCAACATCCTTAAAAACTG GCCCGAACCCGACGTAAGAGCTATAGTGTTTACGGACGGTGAGAGAATATTGGGTCTTGGTGACCTCGGTGCATACGGAATGGGAATACCTGTGGGCAAGCTGTCGTTATATACAGCTCTGGCTGGAATCAAACCTCACCAGTGCTTGCCGATCACTTTGGATGTCGGGACTAACAACCAG GATCTATTGGAAGATCCCCTATACATCGGTCTGAGGCAGAAGCGCGTGCGTGGCAAGGAATACGATGAATTCATTGACGAATTCATGGAGGCGTGTGTTCAGAGATACGGCCAGAACACACTGTTGCAG TTCGAAGATTTCGCCTTGTTGAACGCCGGTCGTTTACTGGACAAGTACCGCAACAAGTATTGTACATTCAATGACGATATCCAAGGCACAGCTTCCGTTGCTGTGGCAGGCTTGATGGCCGCAGTGAGGATCACCAAGCGGAAGCTCAGTGAAAACATCTACCTGTTCCTTGGCGCTGGATCT GCGGCCAACGGCATCGCAAACTTGACCGTTGCAGCCATGGTAGCCGAGGGTCTGTCAGAGAAGCAAGCGCAGGACCGTGTCTACATGTTTGATGTGGACGGACTCTTGACGACGCGCCGCGAGGGAGGGGTGCCCGCGCACGCCACGGCATTCGGCAAGGACGTCGAACCAGAAAAGTCGTTCGAGGCTTGTGTGGCTAAGATCAAACCCAGCTGTCTTATTG GTGCTTCAACGGTCGGCGGTGCCTTCACGCCCGCTGTACTGAAACAGATGGCGCAGAATACTGAGAGGCCCGTCATTTTCGCCCTTTCCAACCCGACCAGCAAAGCGGAATGCACCGCTCAGGCTGCCTTCGAGCATACTGAT GGTAAATGCGTGTTCTGTTCCGGCTCTCCCTTCCCGCCGGTGACTCACAACGGAAAGACTTACCACACAGGGCAAGGCAACAACTCCTACATCTTCCCAGGAGTGGCGCTAGGCGTCATTGCCACCGCAACGCATCACATACCCGAGGCAATGTTCCTTACAGCTGCTAGA ACGCTTGCGAACTTTGTCAGTGAAAAGGACTTAGACATTGGGCGCATTTACCCACCACTATCGCAAGTCAAAGAAGTATCTCTTTCAATCGCAATAGAAGTCGCTAAAATGGCATATGACGAAG GTTTAGCATCAGCGTATCCACAACCGAAAGATGACCAGATGAAAAATTTCCTCATTAATAAACTTTACAAATTGAAGTACAGAATATACAAACCTGATATTTACCCATTCCCGAAAATGCCGGATGTGAAAATAAAATCAGTGGACAACGTGTATAGTATATACGG tgtaaAACAACCAACTGATGCCAAAAAGTAG
- the Men-b gene encoding NADP-dependent malic enzyme b, mitochondrial isoform X2 — translation MFSTLPRSLLHNTNSSVPNRLLALALAKCPALIEPSTPCRGHHEITGDIICPNMIRGIDHLRDPRLNKGLAFTLEERQALGIHGLLAAKFKTQEEQLDICRISIDRYEDNLNKYLYLVELQDRNEKLFFRLLSENIEKYLPIVYTPTVGLACQRFGLIYRRPRGLFITINDKGHIFNILKNWPEPDVRAIVFTDGERILGLGDLGAYGMGIPVGKLSLYTALAGIKPHQCLPITLDVGTNNQDLLEDPLYIGLRQKRVRGKEYDEFIDEFMEACVQRYGQNTLLQFEDFALLNAGRLLDKYRNKYCTFNDDIQGTASVAVAGLMAAVRITKRKLSENIYLFLGAGSAANGIANLTVAAMVAEGLSEKQAQDRVYMFDVDGLLTTRREGGVPAHATAFGKDVEPEKSFEACVAKIKPSCLIGASTVGGAFTPAVLKQMAQNTERPVIFALSNPTSKAECTAQAAFEHTDGKCVFCSGSPFPPVTHNGKTYHTGQGNNSYIFPGVALGVIATATHHIPEAMFLTAARTLANFVSEKDLDIGRIYPPLSQVKEVSLSIAIEVAKMAYDEGLASLYPEPKDIAKHVASQIYCHDYESSMPKVWPWKEEEHFNVRPIQPVPKNI, via the exons ACATAATACAAACTCCAGTGTTCCGAACCGATTGCTAGCGCTCGCCCTAGCAAAATGTCCCGCCCTCATCGAACCCTCCACCCCTTGCCGGGGTCACCACGAGATCACCGGCGATATTATTTGTCCCAACATGATTCGGGGCATCGACCATCTAAGAGACCCCAGGCTTAATAAG GGTCTCGCTTTCACATTAGAAGAACGTCAAGCCCTCGGCATCCATGGCCTCTTGGCAGCCAAATTCAAAACGCAAGAGGAACAGTTGGATATCTGCAGAATATCCATAGACAGATACGAGGACAATCTAAACAAATACCTCTACCTCGTCGAGTTACAG GACAGAAATGAAAAGTTATTCTTCAGACTGCTGTCTGAAAACATCGAGAAATACCTGCCCATCGTTTACACCCCAACCGTGGGCTTGGCTTGCCAGAGATTTGGGCTCATCTACAGAAGGCCCAGAGGTCTTTTCATCACTATTAACGATAAGGGACATATTTTCAACATCCTTAAAAACTG GCCCGAACCCGACGTAAGAGCTATAGTGTTTACGGACGGTGAGAGAATATTGGGTCTTGGTGACCTCGGTGCATACGGAATGGGAATACCTGTGGGCAAGCTGTCGTTATATACAGCTCTGGCTGGAATCAAACCTCACCAGTGCTTGCCGATCACTTTGGATGTCGGGACTAACAACCAG GATCTATTGGAAGATCCCCTATACATCGGTCTGAGGCAGAAGCGCGTGCGTGGCAAGGAATACGATGAATTCATTGACGAATTCATGGAGGCGTGTGTTCAGAGATACGGCCAGAACACACTGTTGCAG TTCGAAGATTTCGCCTTGTTGAACGCCGGTCGTTTACTGGACAAGTACCGCAACAAGTATTGTACATTCAATGACGATATCCAAGGCACAGCTTCCGTTGCTGTGGCAGGCTTGATGGCCGCAGTGAGGATCACCAAGCGGAAGCTCAGTGAAAACATCTACCTGTTCCTTGGCGCTGGATCT GCGGCCAACGGCATCGCAAACTTGACCGTTGCAGCCATGGTAGCCGAGGGTCTGTCAGAGAAGCAAGCGCAGGACCGTGTCTACATGTTTGATGTGGACGGACTCTTGACGACGCGCCGCGAGGGAGGGGTGCCCGCGCACGCCACGGCATTCGGCAAGGACGTCGAACCAGAAAAGTCGTTCGAGGCTTGTGTGGCTAAGATCAAACCCAGCTGTCTTATTG GTGCTTCAACGGTCGGCGGTGCCTTCACGCCCGCTGTACTGAAACAGATGGCGCAGAATACTGAGAGGCCCGTCATTTTCGCCCTTTCCAACCCGACCAGCAAAGCGGAATGCACCGCTCAGGCTGCCTTCGAGCATACTGAT GGTAAATGCGTGTTCTGTTCCGGCTCTCCCTTCCCGCCGGTGACTCACAACGGAAAGACTTACCACACAGGGCAAGGCAACAACTCCTACATCTTCCCAGGAGTGGCGCTAGGCGTCATTGCCACCGCAACGCATCACATACCCGAGGCAATGTTCCTTACAGCTGCTAGA ACGCTTGCGAACTTTGTCAGTGAAAAGGACTTAGACATTGGGCGCATTTACCCACCACTATCGCAAGTCAAAGAAGTATCTCTTTCAATCGCAATAGAAGTCGCTAAAATGGCATATGACGAAG GTTTAGCTTCACTATACCCTGAACCGAAAGACATTGCCAAGCATGTGGCGAGCCAAATCTACTGCCATGATTATGAGAGCTCCATGCCGAAAGTGTGGCCTTGGAAGGAGGAGGAACACTTCAACGTGAGACCCATTCAGCCAGTACCCAAGAACATCTAA